The following are encoded together in the Sinorhizobium terangae genome:
- a CDS encoding ABC transporter permease, with amino-acid sequence MFRFLLVRLASAIPVLLVLSVATFAIIQAPPGDYSDYIRSQLINQGGASFEEADAQAQAYRKEHGLDQPLPIQYVNWMTGILTRGDFGHSLYYNKPVADVVGERLPRTLALALVCHILASLLGISFGIIAATRQYSWVDSLLSTVSFLGMTVPRFLMALIIVYVLVFHFNVSEINSFHSARYGGAPWSWDKFVDLVKHVWPVVAIATFGGLAYNMRVMRGNLLDTLNAQYVETARAKGLSEGAVVMRHAVPNALHPLIMYQGVVLPYMLTGEIETAIIFALPTVGPAIVGSMWVGDVYVTATFMLVLSATLIVGNIIADLLLAALDPRVRMGGGAYA; translated from the coding sequence ATGTTCAGGTTTCTGCTTGTCCGCCTCGCCTCTGCCATTCCGGTATTGCTTGTCCTGAGCGTGGCGACCTTTGCCATCATCCAGGCGCCGCCCGGCGACTACAGCGACTACATCCGCTCGCAGCTCATCAATCAGGGCGGGGCCTCCTTCGAGGAAGCCGACGCCCAGGCGCAGGCCTATCGCAAGGAGCACGGCCTCGATCAACCGCTGCCGATCCAATACGTCAACTGGATGACCGGGATTCTCACGCGCGGAGATTTCGGCCACAGCCTCTATTACAACAAGCCGGTTGCCGACGTCGTCGGCGAGCGCCTGCCGCGCACGCTTGCACTCGCGCTGGTGTGCCACATTCTGGCGTCGCTTCTCGGCATATCCTTCGGCATCATCGCAGCGACACGGCAATATTCCTGGGTCGACAGCCTGCTTTCGACCGTCTCGTTTCTCGGCATGACGGTGCCGCGCTTCCTGATGGCGCTGATCATCGTCTATGTCCTCGTCTTCCATTTCAATGTCAGCGAGATCAACAGTTTCCATTCCGCCCGTTACGGCGGCGCGCCCTGGTCGTGGGACAAGTTCGTCGATCTGGTAAAGCATGTCTGGCCGGTCGTCGCGATCGCGACCTTCGGCGGCCTAGCCTACAATATGCGGGTCATGCGCGGCAACCTGCTCGACACCTTGAACGCGCAATATGTCGAGACCGCTCGCGCCAAGGGGCTCAGCGAAGGCGCCGTCGTCATGCGGCATGCCGTTCCGAACGCGCTGCATCCGCTGATCATGTATCAGGGCGTGGTGCTTCCCTACATGCTGACCGGCGAGATCGAAACGGCGATCATCTTCGCGCTTCCGACCGTCGGTCCGGCGATCGTCGGTTCGATGTGGGTGGGCGACGTCTATGTGACCGCGACCTTCATGCTCGTTCTGTCGGCAACCCTGATCGTCGGCAACATCATCGCCGACCTGCTGCTTGCTGCCCTCGATCCGCGGGTTCGTATGGGGGGAGGGGCCTACGCATGA
- a CDS encoding ABC transporter permease — protein MSVETHSTIPVATQPKEQPEEKHHNESYSALVWRRLKRSWTGVLGLILVSLLILMALFADFLSPVDPKATGVGFAPPQAISIHDKDGNFVFPPRSYPVRETEELDPITFQPVVGPDYDNPQILGFFVKGASYRLLGLIPAERHLFGAVDGTAVHFLGTDKFGRDVLSRILHGSRISLMIALVVVFIVTVVGTTVGMVSGYFGGRFDAWVQRFVELVLAFPQLPLYLALASLIPVTAPTSVFLAFVIIVMSALGWAQMSREVRGKTLALARIDYVRAAIAIGATDRRIIFQHIFPNVMSHVIVAVTLSIPQVVLLESFLGFLGFAVKPPLISWGLMLQDTANYSAIGSYPWILSPVAFVLVTVFAFNALGDGLRDAIDPY, from the coding sequence ATGAGCGTCGAAACACACAGCACCATCCCGGTTGCCACGCAGCCGAAGGAGCAACCGGAGGAAAAGCACCACAACGAAAGCTATTCGGCTCTCGTCTGGCGGCGACTCAAGCGGTCCTGGACCGGCGTCCTCGGCCTGATCCTCGTCAGCCTTTTGATCCTCATGGCGCTCTTTGCCGATTTCCTGTCGCCTGTCGATCCGAAGGCAACCGGCGTCGGCTTTGCGCCGCCGCAGGCAATCAGCATCCACGACAAGGACGGCAATTTCGTCTTCCCTCCGCGCAGCTATCCGGTGCGCGAGACGGAGGAGCTCGACCCGATCACCTTCCAGCCGGTGGTTGGCCCGGACTACGACAACCCGCAGATCCTCGGCTTCTTCGTCAAGGGAGCATCCTACCGGCTTCTGGGCCTCATTCCGGCGGAGCGCCATCTCTTCGGCGCGGTTGACGGGACGGCAGTCCATTTCCTCGGCACCGACAAGTTCGGCCGTGACGTGCTCTCGCGCATTCTCCACGGCTCGCGCATCTCGCTGATGATCGCACTCGTCGTCGTCTTCATCGTCACAGTGGTCGGCACGACCGTCGGCATGGTATCCGGCTATTTCGGCGGACGCTTCGATGCCTGGGTGCAGCGTTTCGTCGAACTCGTGCTCGCTTTTCCGCAACTGCCTCTCTATCTGGCACTCGCCTCGCTGATTCCGGTGACGGCGCCGACAAGCGTGTTCCTCGCCTTCGTCATCATCGTGATGTCGGCGCTCGGCTGGGCGCAGATGTCGCGGGAGGTCCGTGGGAAGACGCTGGCGCTCGCGCGGATCGACTACGTCCGCGCGGCGATCGCGATCGGCGCGACGGACCGGCGCATCATCTTCCAGCACATCTTCCCGAATGTGATGAGCCACGTCATCGTCGCGGTGACGCTGTCGATCCCGCAGGTGGTGCTGCTCGAATCCTTCCTCGGCTTCCTCGGATTTGCGGTGAAACCGCCGCTCATTTCCTGGGGGCTGATGCTGCAGGACACGGCAAATTACTCGGCGATCGGTTCCTATCCCTGGATTCTCTCGCCCGTCGCCTTCGTGCTCGTCACCGTCTTCGCCTTCAACGCGCTTGGTGACGGCCTGCGCGACGCAATCGACCCCTACTGA
- a CDS encoding ABC transporter ATP-binding protein: MATTETIVPAPEERRDRHTKDTRPVIDARKVAVTFKVEHGTVEAVKDVSFQLYRGETVAIVGESGSGKSVTARTVMGLLSKRATIAPQARIEYDGRDVLKFSKKQRRALRGDRISMIFQEPMSSLNPVYTIGSQIIEAIRAHRRVSRRAASERALELLRHVQIPDPEARLNQYPHQLSGGQRQRVMIAMALANDPDVLIADEPTTALDVTVQAQILNLIRKLQKELGMAVILITHDLTVVRQFSDYVYVMQYGEVKEHNTTAALFANPLHAYTRRLLASEPSGAANPLPDNAPIMLDGRDVRVSFMLKKGGFFKPELKELVAVDSLNLHLRRHETLGLVGESGSGKTTFGQALIRLINTDSGEIYFDGQPIHGKDRKAMRPLRSRIQIVFQDPFASLNPRMSVGQIIEEGLIVNGIGENRQDRLARVQDALVSAGMPANILSRFPHEFSGGQRQRIAIARAIALEPEFILLDEPTSALDLSVQAQIIDLLRKLQDERGLSYLFISHDLKVVRALCHRVVVMQHGKIVEEGPVSEILSNPKTAYTERLVRAAFDVAA; the protein is encoded by the coding sequence ATGGCGACGACAGAAACCATTGTCCCGGCTCCTGAAGAAAGGCGCGACCGCCACACCAAGGATACGCGACCGGTCATCGACGCCCGCAAGGTGGCGGTCACTTTCAAGGTCGAGCATGGCACCGTCGAGGCGGTGAAGGATGTCTCCTTCCAGCTCTATCGCGGCGAGACGGTGGCGATTGTCGGCGAGTCCGGCTCCGGAAAGTCGGTGACGGCACGGACTGTCATGGGGCTTTTGTCCAAGCGTGCGACGATCGCTCCGCAGGCGCGCATAGAATATGACGGCCGCGACGTCCTGAAGTTTTCGAAGAAGCAGCGCCGGGCGCTGCGCGGTGATCGGATCTCGATGATCTTCCAGGAGCCGATGAGCTCGCTCAATCCCGTCTACACGATCGGGAGCCAGATTATCGAGGCGATCCGCGCCCACCGTCGCGTCAGCCGCCGCGCGGCGAGCGAGCGGGCACTGGAGCTTCTGCGCCATGTGCAGATCCCGGACCCGGAGGCGCGGCTGAACCAATATCCGCATCAGCTTTCCGGCGGCCAGCGCCAGCGGGTGATGATCGCCATGGCGCTCGCCAACGACCCGGACGTGCTGATCGCCGACGAGCCGACGACCGCGCTCGACGTTACCGTGCAGGCGCAGATTTTGAATCTGATCCGCAAGCTGCAGAAGGAACTCGGCATGGCCGTGATCCTGATCACCCATGACCTGACCGTCGTCCGGCAGTTCTCGGACTATGTCTATGTGATGCAGTACGGCGAGGTGAAGGAGCACAACACCACCGCCGCCCTCTTTGCCAACCCGCTTCACGCCTACACCCGCCGGCTGCTCGCGTCCGAACCCTCGGGCGCGGCCAATCCGCTGCCGGACAATGCGCCGATCATGCTCGACGGCCGGGATGTCAGGGTTTCCTTCATGCTGAAGAAGGGCGGTTTCTTCAAGCCGGAGCTGAAGGAGCTCGTCGCGGTCGACAGTCTGAACCTTCACCTGCGACGGCACGAAACACTCGGTCTCGTCGGAGAGTCCGGCTCGGGCAAGACTACTTTCGGCCAGGCGCTGATCCGGCTTATCAACACCGACAGCGGCGAGATCTACTTCGACGGGCAGCCGATCCACGGCAAGGACCGCAAGGCGATGCGGCCATTGCGCTCGCGGATCCAGATCGTCTTCCAAGATCCGTTCGCTTCGCTCAATCCGCGCATGTCGGTCGGGCAGATCATCGAGGAAGGCCTGATCGTCAACGGCATCGGAGAGAATCGCCAGGACCGGCTGGCGCGTGTCCAGGACGCACTCGTCAGCGCCGGCATGCCGGCCAACATCCTGTCGCGCTTCCCGCACGAGTTTTCCGGCGGCCAGCGCCAGCGCATCGCCATTGCGCGGGCGATCGCGCTGGAGCCGGAGTTCATCCTGCTCGACGAGCCGACCTCGGCGCTCGACCTTTCGGTACAGGCCCAGATCATCGATTTGTTGCGCAAGCTGCAGGACGAGCGGGGCCTGAGTTATCTTTTCATCTCCCACGACCTCAAGGTCGTGCGTGCGCTCTGCCACCGCGTGGTGGTGATGCAGCACGGCAAGATCGTCGAAGAGGGACCGGTGAGCGAAATTCTTTCCAATCCCAAGACCGCCTACACCGAACGGCTCGTCAGGGCCGCCTTCGATGTAGCCGCATGA
- a CDS encoding alpha-glucosidase/alpha-galactosidase, translating to MTRQPKITFIGAGSTVFMKNIIGDVLQRPSLCAATIALMDVNPERLAESEIVAGKLVRTLGVKAKIETHSNQLKALEGADFVVVAFQIGGYEPCTVTDFEVPKKYGLRQTIADTLGVGGIMRGLRTVPHLWKICEDMLEVCPEAILLQYVNPMAINTWAIAEKYPTIRQVGLCHSVQGTAFELARDLDIPVEEIRYRAAGINHMAFYLKFEHRQKDGSYRDLYPDLIRGYREGRFPKPSHWNPRCPNKVRYEMLTRLGYFVTESSEHFAEYTPYFIKDGRPDLIEKFGIPLDEYPKRCIEQIERWKGQAAAYKEAETIEVAESHEYASSIMNSVWTGEPSVIYGNLRNKGCITSLPENCAAEVPCLVDASGIQPTYIGALPPQLTALIRTNINVQELTVQALVTENREHLYHAAMMDPHTAAELDLDQIWSLVDDLLAAHRDWIPEWARVSKKVQAA from the coding sequence ATGACCAGGCAACCCAAGATCACCTTCATCGGCGCCGGCTCCACCGTCTTCATGAAGAACATCATCGGCGACGTCTTGCAGCGCCCGTCGCTTTGCGCCGCTACCATCGCGCTGATGGACGTCAACCCCGAACGTCTCGCCGAAAGCGAGATCGTCGCCGGCAAGCTCGTGCGCACGCTCGGCGTGAAGGCAAAGATCGAGACCCATTCGAACCAGCTGAAGGCGCTCGAAGGGGCCGATTTCGTTGTCGTCGCCTTCCAGATCGGCGGTTACGAGCCCTGCACCGTAACGGATTTCGAAGTGCCGAAGAAATACGGTCTGCGCCAGACAATCGCCGACACGCTCGGCGTCGGCGGCATCATGCGGGGCCTACGCACCGTGCCGCATCTCTGGAAGATCTGCGAGGATATGCTTGAGGTCTGCCCCGAGGCGATCCTGCTGCAATATGTAAACCCGATGGCGATCAACACCTGGGCGATTGCTGAGAAATACCCGACGATCCGGCAGGTGGGCCTCTGCCATTCGGTGCAGGGCACGGCCTTCGAGCTTGCCCGCGATCTCGACATTCCGGTCGAGGAAATCCGTTATCGCGCGGCGGGTATCAACCACATGGCCTTTTATTTGAAGTTCGAGCACCGCCAGAAGGACGGCAGCTATCGCGATCTCTACCCGGATTTGATCCGCGGCTATCGCGAAGGGCGGTTCCCGAAGCCCAGCCACTGGAACCCGCGCTGCCCGAACAAGGTGCGCTACGAGATGCTGACGCGGCTTGGCTATTTCGTTACCGAGAGTTCGGAGCATTTCGCCGAGTACACGCCCTATTTCATCAAGGACGGCCGCCCGGACCTCATTGAGAAATTCGGTATCCCGCTCGACGAATATCCGAAGCGCTGCATCGAGCAGATCGAGCGCTGGAAGGGTCAGGCGGCGGCCTACAAGGAGGCAGAGACGATCGAGGTCGCGGAGAGCCACGAATATGCCTCATCGATCATGAACTCGGTCTGGACGGGCGAGCCTTCGGTCATCTACGGCAACCTCAGGAACAAGGGCTGCATCACCTCGCTGCCGGAGAACTGCGCTGCGGAAGTGCCGTGCCTGGTCGATGCGTCCGGCATCCAGCCGACCTATATCGGTGCGCTGCCGCCGCAGCTCACCGCGCTGATCCGCACCAACATCAACGTCCAGGAACTGACGGTTCAGGCGCTCGTCACCGAGAACCGTGAGCACCTCTATCACGCGGCGATGATGGACCCGCATACGGCGGCCGAGCTTGACCTCGACCAGATCTGGTCGCTCGTGGACGATCTGCTTGCGGCGCATCGCGACTGGATCCCCGAATGGGCACGCGTTTCCAAGAAGGTTCAGGCCGCCTGA
- a CDS encoding adenylate/guanylate cyclase domain-containing protein: MQSLLNPDLAEARQDDGNRPIQGRKIVDWLINETRGERFIDNIFVEMCERLVTAGVPVARATLHFRIHHPQWIGARILWRKGLSEAELQTYEYGIEDTEQYLNSPLHEFNNGASEVRAHLDDPAAGGPQYPLYDELRASGLTDYFIWPLEHTLGKRHAVTFASDRPGGFSDDDMAVFADLLPVLALVSEIRLKNRFARTLLETYVGPHASEQILAGATTRGSGVTVGAAILICDLRDFTKLSDLWPRDDVIELLNGYFDAMCEPIERHGGEILKFMGDGLLAIFPLSDPMACSNLLSAISEAQAALARLNEENLKKGHEPLGYGIGVHVGDVMYGNIGSSKRLDFTVIGPAVNIASRLESLTKVIKRPILLSRAFVEMAKCQGELANLGSYPVRGLDEPIDVFAFSGNSASAESAARS, translated from the coding sequence ATGCAGTCGCTATTGAATCCGGATCTTGCCGAGGCGCGCCAGGACGACGGAAACCGGCCGATCCAAGGGCGGAAAATCGTCGACTGGTTGATCAACGAGACGCGCGGCGAGCGTTTCATCGATAACATCTTCGTGGAAATGTGCGAGCGGCTGGTGACGGCCGGCGTCCCGGTCGCGCGGGCGACGCTTCATTTCAGGATCCACCATCCGCAATGGATCGGCGCGCGCATCCTCTGGCGAAAGGGGCTGTCGGAGGCGGAGCTCCAGACCTATGAATACGGCATCGAGGACACGGAGCAATATCTGAACAGTCCGTTGCACGAGTTCAATAACGGCGCGTCGGAGGTGCGGGCGCACCTTGATGACCCCGCGGCCGGCGGCCCGCAATACCCCCTTTACGATGAGCTGCGCGCCAGCGGTCTCACCGACTATTTCATCTGGCCGCTCGAGCATACGCTCGGCAAGCGGCATGCGGTGACCTTCGCTAGCGACAGGCCGGGCGGCTTCAGCGACGACGACATGGCGGTCTTCGCCGATCTCCTGCCAGTGCTGGCGCTTGTCAGCGAGATCAGGTTGAAGAACCGCTTTGCCCGGACGCTGCTGGAAACCTATGTCGGACCGCATGCGAGCGAACAGATCCTGGCCGGCGCGACGACGCGCGGCAGCGGCGTGACAGTCGGCGCCGCGATCCTGATCTGCGATCTTCGCGACTTCACGAAACTGTCCGATCTTTGGCCGCGCGACGACGTGATCGAGCTGCTGAACGGCTATTTCGATGCGATGTGCGAGCCGATCGAGCGGCATGGCGGCGAGATACTCAAGTTCATGGGCGATGGCCTGCTGGCGATTTTCCCGCTGAGCGATCCGATGGCCTGCAGCAATCTTCTCAGCGCGATCAGCGAAGCGCAGGCGGCGCTTGCCAGGTTGAACGAAGAGAACCTGAAAAAGGGCCATGAACCGCTCGGCTACGGCATCGGCGTCCATGTCGGCGACGTGATGTACGGCAACATCGGCTCAAGCAAACGCCTCGACTTCACGGTGATCGGGCCGGCCGTGAACATCGCGTCCCGCCTCGAAAGCCTGACAAAGGTGATCAAGCGGCCCATTCTGCTCTCCAGGGCCTTCGTCGAGATGGCGAAATGCCAGGGCGAGTTGGCAAATCTCGGCTCCTATCCGGTAAGGGGGCTCGACGAACCGATCGACGTCTTTGCTTTCTCCGGCAATTCCGCGTCGGCGGAGTCGGCTGCAAGATCTTAA
- a CDS encoding thiamine phosphate synthase has protein sequence MKLDPFYLIVDSADWIERLVPLGVKLVQLRIKDRSDEDIRGQIRDAKAVCALHGCQLIVNDYWQIAIEEGCDFVHLGQEDLAEADVAAIRSAGLKLGLSTHDGTELETALAAKPDYVALGPIYPTILKKMKWEPQGLARISAWRERVRPLPLVAIGGLNTDRLEGVFTHGADSAAVVTDITLNADPEGRTREWIERTARWR, from the coding sequence GTGAAGCTCGACCCGTTCTATCTCATCGTCGACAGCGCCGACTGGATCGAGCGCCTTGTGCCGCTCGGCGTGAAACTGGTGCAGCTTCGGATCAAGGACCGGAGCGATGAAGACATCCGGGGCCAAATCCGGGACGCGAAGGCGGTCTGTGCCCTCCATGGCTGCCAATTGATCGTCAACGACTACTGGCAGATCGCAATCGAGGAAGGCTGCGACTTCGTCCACCTCGGCCAGGAGGACCTTGCCGAGGCCGACGTCGCGGCGATCCGCTCCGCTGGACTGAAGCTCGGCCTTAGCACCCATGACGGAACGGAGCTCGAAACGGCACTCGCCGCCAAGCCGGACTACGTGGCGCTTGGACCGATCTACCCGACGATCCTCAAGAAGATGAAATGGGAGCCGCAGGGGCTTGCCCGCATTTCCGCCTGGCGCGAGCGCGTGCGACCGCTGCCGCTGGTCGCGATCGGCGGATTGAACACCGACCGGCTCGAAGGCGTCTTCACCCACGGCGCAGACAGTGCGGCCGTGGTCACCGACATTACGCTGAATGCCGATCCGGAAGGGCGGACGCGGGAATGGATCGAAAGGACCGCGCGCTGGCGCTGA